Proteins encoded within one genomic window of Acidovorax sp. 107:
- the gspN gene encoding type II secretion system protein N → MARNLRPTRPALRSVPRTAWGWAWAGVLAGVLPAVVAFAPAHWLAGGVARATQGQLLLLQPRGTVWTGSAQLVLTGGQASKDSAALPGRVDWQLRPTWGGLRARLQAGCCTPEPLQAQVHLRWAGPQITLADGQSQWPAALLAGLGTPWNTLQPQGQLALQTRALAVQWAAGRMVLSGQAQLDARAMSSRLSTLRPMGSYRLVLQGGEVPTLALSTLDGALQLSGSGQWVGNRLRFAGEASAAPEREAALSNLLNIIGRRNGARSIITVG, encoded by the coding sequence GTGGCCCGCAACCTCCGTCCGACACGCCCGGCCCTCCGCTCCGTCCCCCGCACGGCGTGGGGCTGGGCATGGGCCGGCGTGCTGGCCGGCGTGCTGCCCGCCGTGGTGGCCTTTGCGCCCGCGCACTGGCTGGCCGGCGGCGTGGCCCGTGCCACCCAGGGGCAGTTGCTGTTGCTGCAGCCACGGGGCACGGTATGGACCGGATCGGCCCAGCTGGTGTTGACCGGCGGCCAGGCCAGCAAAGACAGCGCCGCCCTGCCCGGCCGGGTGGACTGGCAGCTGCGCCCCACCTGGGGTGGTCTGCGCGCCCGGCTGCAAGCGGGCTGCTGCACGCCGGAGCCCCTGCAGGCCCAGGTGCACCTGCGCTGGGCAGGCCCCCAAATCACCCTGGCCGACGGCCAGAGCCAGTGGCCCGCGGCGTTGCTGGCGGGCCTGGGCACCCCCTGGAACACGCTGCAGCCGCAGGGCCAGCTGGCGCTGCAGACCCGCGCACTGGCCGTGCAATGGGCCGCTGGCCGCATGGTGCTGTCGGGCCAGGCCCAGCTGGATGCGCGGGCCATGTCCTCGCGCCTGTCCACCCTGCGCCCCATGGGTAGCTACCGGCTGGTGCTGCAGGGCGGCGAAGTGCCTACGCTCGCCCTCAGCACGCTCGACGGGGCCTTGCAACTGAGCGGCAGCGGCCAGTGGGTGGGCAACCGCCTGCGCTTTGCGGGCGAGGCCAGTGCCGCCCCCGAGCGGGAGGCCGCACTGTCCAATCTTCTGAACATCATCGGACGGCGCAATGGCGCGCGCTCCATCATCACCGTGGGTTGA
- the gspM gene encoding type II secretion system protein GspM: MTQPSALQDRWKALAPREQNLVLAAGTVVALALLWWVAVAPALGTLRAAPARHAALDAQLQRMQSLQAEAQQLQATPATSPGDAVGALRTALTQRLGNTAQLNVAGDRATVTLKGASADALAQWLAQARSNARATPLEARLTRSAAPAAAAPAGNAPLTLGSTPMAMPRWDGTVVLALPAAPAR; encoded by the coding sequence AAAGCCCTGGCGCCCCGCGAGCAGAACCTGGTGCTGGCCGCCGGCACGGTGGTGGCGCTGGCCCTGCTGTGGTGGGTGGCCGTCGCCCCCGCGCTCGGCACCTTGCGCGCCGCACCCGCGCGGCACGCCGCGCTCGACGCCCAGCTGCAGCGCATGCAAAGCCTGCAGGCCGAGGCCCAGCAACTGCAGGCCACCCCCGCCACCAGCCCCGGCGATGCCGTGGGCGCGCTGCGCACCGCTCTCACGCAGCGCCTGGGCAACACGGCACAGCTCAACGTGGCGGGCGACCGCGCCACGGTCACGCTCAAAGGCGCATCGGCCGACGCGCTGGCCCAGTGGCTGGCCCAGGCCCGCAGCAATGCCCGCGCCACGCCGCTCGAAGCGCGCCTGACCCGCAGCGCTGCTCCTGCTGCTGCGGCGCCGGCTGGCAATGCACCCCTCACCCTGGGCAGCACGCCCATGGCCATGCCCCGCTGGGATGGCACCGTAGTGCTGGCCTTGCCCGCCGCCCCGGCCCGCTGA